GGGGGGGGGGGGGGGGGGGGGGGCCGGGGGGGGGGGGGGGGGGGGGGGGGGGGGGGGGGGGGGGGGGGGGGGGGGGGGGGGGGGGGCCGGGGGGGGGGGGGGGGGGGGGGGGGGGGGGCCCCCCCGGGCCGGGGGGGGGGGGGGGGGGGGGGGGGGGGGGGGCCCGGGGGGGGGGGGGGGGGGGGGGGGGGGGGGGGGGGGGCGGGGGGGGGGGCGCGAACAACCGCGTCTATCGTCTCGTACGCTCGCTTGCGTAAGCCCCAAAGCCGAATGGCCTTCGAAACCGTTTCCAAACGGTCCAGACAGCCCCATCGGTGTATCCAAACTCACTCGAAACGCTTGGACAGGCCGATGGGTTTCCCTCGGCCGTTTCGAAACGATTTACCCAAGGCCACTCGGGCTTGCCCAACTGTTTGCAAGTGGAAAAGAAAGGCCGATCGGCCTGGGTGATCGGTTTACGAAGCGTCGGGCGAGGCCGGAGGGGTTTGCGACACCGTTCGACGTTCCGTTGCTGCGCGGAATGCGTCAATGGGACGGAGTGCCGAGCGAGCTGCGGCGATCGTCGCGGGTTTGTCGTGTTCGACGGACGCGACCACTTTGGTTGCGTAATACACGAGCGCTTGGCCCATCGCGCGCACGTGTTCGCTCAAGTCTTCCGTAATGGTTTCTTCGCGCTGCAGCATGGCCTGGACCATTTTGCCATAAGCCGTGTGCTGCGTGCGGACGTTTTCGAGGAATTCCTTGCCGGCGATGCGATCGATATCGGCGGCCATGTTTTCGTCGTCGATGCGGCGAATGACCGAATCTGCAATGGCGTATTGTTCCGGATAGGATTCGGTCAAGAATGACAGGCCCGCTTCGCCAAAAAGAGTCGCGAGAATTTCGCCGGCACGTATGGCATCCGGATAGGTTTCTCGAGGCAGAAGCGAATAAGCGTGAAGGCGCGAACGCAGGGCGCCCCAGGACGTATCGGCGACGCGATCGATGGGACGAGCATCGTCGGTGGTGACTTTGCCCATGGCTTTGCGGCGCATCGTATAGGCGAATTGCGCGGCCTCGGCCACTTCGGTCACGCGTCTGGCGGCTTTTTTGACGGACGCGTGCATCGAATTCGGGCACGCATCGGCGACGACGCGGCAGAGCGTAATGCCACCTTCGACGGTCATTTGCGGGGCGTGAACGTAAAGCGCGGGATCGGGAGCATCGAGCGACATGGGCAGGCTTGTAACATGGACGGCGGGGGGAAGGGAAGGGGAAAAAGACGTTGGCACCCTCTTCATCTCCTGATAGCGTCTCCTTCCCGGAGCCACCATGACTGCCCATTTCCCCGAAAACGGCCAATCCCGCGACGAAATCCTCTCCGCCATCCGCGATGCCCGATCGCGTGACCTGAAAAGCGACGGCCACGCATTCGCATTCGTCTACGACCCTGGCGCAGAAACGCGCGCTGTCGCTCGAGAAGCCTTCGCGGCTTGCATGGAAGGCAATGGCCTCGACCCCACGGTGTATCCATCCGCCCGAGTGCTCGAAAATGCCCTCGTGCACGCGTGCCTCGAGCTACTTCGTGCGCCCGCAGGTGCCGTTGGTACCGCAACGACCGGCGGCACCGAGAGCGTCATTCTCGCGGTCAAATCAGCGCGCGACCATGCGAGGAAAACCCGCCCGCATGTTACCGCCCCCAAGATGCTCCTGCCCGAAACCGCGCATGCGTGTTTTCACAAGGCCGCCCATTACCTTGGCGTCGGAATCATTCCCGTCGATGTCGATCCCGTCACCATGCGCGCCAATGTCGATGATGCTAGCGCCAAAATGAATGGCGACGTCATCCTCGTCGTCGGGTCCGCTCCGGGTTATGCCCATGGGGTCGTCGATCCCATTGAAGAATTGGCCGCGCTCGCAAAAGAACACGGCACGCTCATGCACGTCGATGCGTGCGTCGGAGGTTGCGTGCTGCCATTTTTGCGCGATATCGGCGTCCATGTCCCCGCTTTCGATTTTCAAGTGGACGGGGTGACGAGCATGTCGGTGGACTTGCACAAGTATGGCTTCGCCCCCAAAGGTGTCTCCGTGCTTTTGCAGCGGCGCCGCGAATTGCGCAATGCTCAATATTTTGCGTGCGCAAATTGGACCGGATATTCCATCGTCAATTCGTCGATCCTCGGATCGAAATCGATTGCGGCGACGGCTGCGGCTTTGGCCATCATTCGGCATCTCGGCCGCAGCGGTTTTCGCGAACGTGCAAAAAAGATGTGGGAAGCGACGCAGCATATCGTCGCGACCATCGATCGGACGCCGGGCATTCGATTGGTCGCGCGCCCGCATGCCAATGTACTCGCATTGACGACCGATGACGGAGACGTCTTCGAATTGGCCGATCGCTTGACCGAATGCGGCTGGTACGTTCAGCCGACGTATAGCTTTGGTAGATCCCCGGCCCATATTCACTTGACGGTCGATCCGGGAAATGCCGATCGAGCACCCGACTTTGCTCGGGACCTGGAAAAATGCGCCGTCGACTTGCCCGCTCGCATGTCGCCTCCGCCCGAAGTCGTCGCGATGTTATCGCACCTCGTCGGTAGCTCGGGTGATGGCGGCTTCGATGCCGGAGACATCATGGCACAATTGGGCATAACCAATGGTCAACTTCCGGCTCGAGCGGGCATGATTCATCGCATTCTCGAAGCTGCCCCGCCGCCCGTTCGCGAGGGGTTGCTCGCCATGTTCATGGGAGAGCTGTTTACATGATCGCGCGATTGCTCGGCAGATTGGGACGAGGTGATCGGCCGCTGCGCATTGCGTACGGCCGTATCTTCCACGAAGCGGATACGTATTCGCCCATTTTGACGACGCGGGAAGACTTCGAAAGGCTGCATTTGCTTTCGGGGGACGAGCTTGGTCGGGCGACGTCGCTTTCGGGCACCGAGCTGAAATCGTTCATGCCGCATGCAGAATTGACGGGTTTTGTGCAGGCGGCGCGAGCGGCGGGCAATGTGACGACGATTCCGCTCACTTCGGCGTTGGCGGTTCCGGGAGGGCCACTTTCGCGAGAATGTTTCGATGGCCTCTTGAACGAGCTTTTGCGGGCGCTCAATGCAGCGGGTTCATTGGATGGCGTGTATTTGGCGCTGCACGGATCGATGGAAGTGAAGGACTTGGGCGAGCCGCCCGAGGCGGTGATTTTGCGTCGCGTGCGGGAGATCGTCGGGCCGGATGTGAAAATGGCAGTGAGTTACGACTTGCATGCGAATTTGTCGGCAGGGCTCGTCGATCCCGTGGACGTACTCGTCGCCTATCGAGCGAATCCGCATTGGGATTTGGCGCCGACGGGATTTCGTGCAGGCAATCGGCTCATCCGAGCATTACGCGGGCATGCGAACCCAGTGCATGCATGGCGCAAGCTGCCAATGCTGCTCGGTGGGGGCATGACCATTGATTTTCTCCCGCCGATGCGATCGATATTTCGATTCATGCGGCACCTGGAAGACGATCCCCGCGTGCTCACGGCAAGCCTTTTCATGGTGCATCCGTTTACGAGCGCCGAGGATTTGGGATGGGCCGTGCACGTATCGACCGACGGGGATGAAGCTTTGGCCGCGCGCCTGGCCGATGCGTTGGCTGATCGGGCATGGGCCGAGCGCGATGCAATGGTGCCTCCGATGCGCAGCGTGGACGAAGCGCTGGATGAAGTGGCGCGGAGCGCATGGCGAAAGCTCGGTCCCGTATCGCTCGTGGATGTCGATGATATCGTGGGCGCGGGGGCGCCCGGAGGCAATACGCATTTCGTGCAGGCGCTCGTGCGGAATGACCGCGGCCTGCGGGTGCTCGTGCCGCTGCATGATCCAGCGGGCGTGGAAAAGGCGTGGGACGCTGCCGCGGGTGATCGGATATCGCTCGAGCTTTGCGGGACGCCGGGATATGGGCAGCCGCGGGTGCCCGTGGATGCGCGCGTGATGGCGCGGCACACGGGGGATTGTGGGCGTGCCATTCGATTGGAGATTGGTTCTTTTCAAGTGGTCATGACGGAACGTCCGCCATTGCCGATTCATCCGAGCTTTTGGGAGGAGCTGGGTATATCGGTGCGAAGTGCGGATGCCGTCGTGCAGAAGAACTTTTTCCATTATCGGATCTTCTACTTGACGATGTCGTTCCGGCACATTCCGGTGGTGAGCGATGGGGCGACGAGTCTGCGGCGAGTGCTTTCGGGGAAGTATCGGACGGCTGTGCATCCCATGACCAAGCTCGACGACTGGCGCGCGTTGGATCCGGTTCTTCGGGGGGTTTGATAGGTTCGAACGCACTTCTTGGGTGAGGTGCGAGTTGGTGAACCGACGCACGCGAATGGGCGGACATTTCCTGTCCGACCATTCGAAATTGGGTCTCGACGTTCGCACATATCGTGGCAATCTTGGCGTCGCTCGCGGGTGACGGGCCTGGTCAGTGGCGAAGTAGCTGGCAGGGCATCGGCTTGTCGAGCGTTCACCGAAATGCGGTCCGAGCGATTCGGGATGGCCGCGTTTTGTCTTCTCCTGAAGGAGGCTGCGTTGTTGCACGCCAATTTTGCAATGGACTCGATTCCGCACGCGCTGCAGGCTTTTTTGATGATCGCTGGTGGAGTGATCGGTCTTTTGGCGGCTTTTTCGCTTGCCGCCGATTCTTCGGACGGTTCGGCGTCGTCTCTGGACGTTCGTTCGTCTGGCGAAAGCCGAGTTGTGTCGAGCCGGCATGTTCCGGTCGAACGAGGAGCGCCTGGGCGTCGATTCTGACGCTGCGCAGCTACTGCGAAGCCTGCCTACGAAGCGTGTCGAATGCTGCGCTGTATTCCTGACGCATACGCGTGATGAGTGCCGCGACGGTGGGGGCGTCGTCGATATTGCCGACGCCTTGTCCGGCGCTCCAAATGTCGCGCCATGCTTTGGCTTCCGTATTGCCGCCCGAACCGAAGTTCATCGTGGATTTGTCGGCCGTCGGTAGATTGTCGGGATCCATTCCATTGGCGGCAATTGCAGGTTTCAGGTAATTGCCGTGGACGCCGGTGAAGAGCGACGAATAGACGATGTCTTTGGCGGTCGTGTCGACGAGCATTTGTTTGTAGGCGGGCATCGCGTGGGCCTCGGCGGTAGCAATGAATCGAGTGCCGATGTAGGCGAGGTCTGCGCCCATGGCTTGCGCTGAAAGCACGTGTGCGCCGCTCGTCATGGCGCCTGCGAGGCAGATGGTGCCCGAATAAAAGCGTCGCACTTCGGTGAGCAATGCGAAGGGGCTCAAGGTTCCCGCATGTCCGCCCGCGCCTGCGCACACGAGGATCAATCCATCGACGCCTTCCTCCAGAGCTTTTTCTGCATGCCGTACGCTGATGACGTCGTGGAGCACGATGCCGCCGTATCCATGCACGGCTTTGACGATTTCTGCCGGCGGCCGGAGGCTCGTGATGATGATTGGCACCTGATGTTCGATGCACACGCCCATATCGTGTTCGAGGCGATCATTGGATTTGTGTGCAATTTGATTGACGGCAAACGGTGCGACGCGTTCGGTGGGATGTTCGGATTGGTATTCCGCAAGCTCTTTTTTGATGCGCACGAGCCATTGGGCGAGATGTTCTTTGGGACGGGCGTTGAGGGCTGGGAATGAGCCGACGATACCGGCTTTGCACTGAGCGATGACGAGCTCGGGGCCGGAAACGATGAACATCGGTGCGCCGATGACGGGCAGTGAAAGACGACCTTCGAGGAGCTTGGGCAGCGACATGACTCGATCCTTTGGAGAAACGTGGCGCCTCGTCATAATCCTCGACGATGCCGCCGTCAATCCATGATTTTGCGTCGATCATGACGATGGCGCCGTTGCTTGACCGGGAACAACTCGACTGCTAGCCCTGTTCTCGCGGGCAGGAAAAAAAGCACGCAAAAAATTTGGCCCTGCAAATGCGTAGCTAGTAACGCGGGGGAAAGCTCGAATCAGATCTGCGTTCAGGGTCGTCGTGACCCGAGGGCCGTGGTGTTTGTTTTGGAGCCAAAAGCGAGCCGCATTTCGGGTTTTACGGTTCGCACCGGTTTCGACGGAGGAATCATGTCAGGTCAAGCGTCCATCATCGTCGTCAGCACTCTCATGGCTGCATTTGCGCTCGGTTGCGGATCCGATCCAGCAGCTTTGCCGAAGACGGCGGCGGAATCGAACACGCCTGCGCCGGTCGTGGTGCGCGTGGCAACTCCTGAGAAAACCGCGGCAAAACCGGCACCGACATCGCCGACCGCGGGGACGGTGCACATCGAAGATCGGATCATGAAGGCTTGTGGGGATATTCCCAAAATGCACTTTGCCTTCGATTCTGCTGAAATTGACCAGGATGCCTCGGGGGCGCTCGTGGCGCTCGCGCGTTGTTTCACGACGGGAGCGCTTGCGGGACGGGGCATGAAGCTGGTTGGTCATGCCGACATGCGCGGAGAAACCGAATACAATTTTGGTTTGGGGCAAAAGCGCGCCGGTAGCGTGGCGGAATTTTTGGCGAAAAAGGGGCTCGAATCGGACCGCATGCAGACGTCGTCGCACGGTGAAGTCGAGGCGACGGGGCTCGATGAAGAAGGCTGGGCACAGGATCGCAACGTCGAAGTATTGCTCGCCGATTGAGGAGAATAGAAGATGACCGACATTGCTCTCGGTGAAGGAGCGCCCATTCAGCTGGACCCGATATCGCTGATATTGCATTCGTCGGGGCCGGTGTTCGTCGTCGTGTGGATGCTCATTGCAGCGGCGGCGCTCGTGTGGGTCATTGCGCTCTTGAAGCTTTTTCAACTCGGGCGTCTTGGAAGGGCCGAGCGGCGATTCCAGAACGAGGCGCAACAGGCGCTCGATGCGGAGGCGCTTTTTGCGGCGGCGAGTCGTTTTTCGGATGCACCGGGCGCGCACGTGGTGCTGGAATTGGGAAAACGCGCGGGCAGCCCGAAGTTGCTGGATTCGGTGGCCAAACGGGCGCTCGTCGATCAAGAGCAGCGCGCCGGATCGCTGATGAATTCGCTGTCCACCATTGCCGCCGCGGCGCCCTTCGTGGGACTGTTTGGCACGGTTTATGGCATCATGGACGCCTTTTTGCGCATTGGTCAGGCGAAGAGCGCGAGTCTCCCGGTCGTTGCTCCTGCCATTGGCGAGGCGCTCATTGCAACCGCGATTGGATTGGCTGCGGCCATTCCGGCGGTCGTCGCGTACAATTCGCTCAACAAGCGCATCGACGGGCTGATGTCGTCGATTGAAGCGGCAAGCAATGGCTGGGTTGCATTGGTTGCCGAGGTTCCGGCTGCCATTCAGCGATCGAAGCCGGCGTAAGTTTCGAAGGAAAGGGATTTCGACATGGCCATGACGAGCGGTTCGAGGCGCGGACGAGGGCGAGGGTTTGGCGAGATCAATGTCACACCGCTCGTCGACGTGATGCTCGTGCTGCTCGTCGTGTTCATGGTGACGGCGCCGCTTCTTTCGACGGGGCTTCGTGTGGAATTGCCGAACGTCGAGGCGACGGAGGCTCCCGTCAAAGATACGAAGCTCGTCGTGACCGTGACGAAGGATGAAAAGGTTTTCTTTGGCGAGGACGACGTGACGGCGAGCGTCGAAGGTGTGCTCGCGACGAATCCGCGCATTCAGAAAGAAAAAGAGCTGTACATTCGCGCCGACAAGAATGCGCGTTATGCCGCGGTGGCGCGCGTCGTCGCGGCGGCTCGTGCGGCCGGCGTGCTAGGACTGAATTTGCTCGTCGAGCCGGAAGTCGAGGAGGGAGCGAATTGACTGCGGGCGCGCCAGGAATCGGGGTGAACATGGCGGCGCATGCCGTGCGTGCGGCGCAATCGAAAAAGCACCGCAATTATCACCCCGGTGAAATCGCCATTGCGCTCGTCGTGGCCGCGGCCGTGCAGGTCGGCGCGGTGCTTCTTTTGCGAGCATCGAACTTGCAAAGGCCCGCCGATGTTGCCGAAATCGATACAGGATCGAGCATTCCGGTCAAAGTCGTTCCGGTGCTCGATTTGGATGCGCCGGCATTGAAGCTTGGCGGAAAGCGCGATCATACAAAGCTGCCCGACCGGTGGCTGAAGCCGCGAGCAAAGCCTCGCGCGGAGCAAAAAGCGTTCGCCTCGACGAAAGCAGAAAAAACGGCCGAAGCGGCGCCGCCGAAAGAAATGGAGGTGGCGAAAGCGGATACTCCCGTGCCGCCGCCGGAAGCGGAGGTCGTCAAGGAAGTCGAGACGCCCATCGAAGTGCCGAAAGAGGAGACTCCGCCGGCAAACGTGGATGAAAAAGGCCACGAAGATGGAGCAAAAGACGGCAAGGAAACCGATCCGCTGAAAGCTCGAGCGGTCGACATTTATCGCGACAAGATTCGAAGCTGGTTCAGTCGGCGATTTCGCGTTTCGGGATCCGGTTTGTCCCCGGAAGACATCGTAAAATATCGCGTATCGGCGACGGTCATCTTGTCCAGTGGGCGATCGGTTGCCAGCTATTCGATCGTCCCTTGTGGTCAAGCGGCTTTCGATGATGCCGCTCGCAGGGCGCTCGAAAGTGCCAAAGGCGACGAGCTCCCGCCGCCGCCCGAAAATTACCCCGACATACTTCAATCCCAAATCTCGCTCACGTTTACCTGCACACCGGAAAGATGCGATTGATGAACCGCGCGCTCGCTCTGACGTTATTTTCGGGTTTGACCACGCTTGGTGCTGCAATGCCTGCATGGGCGGACGGGACCGAAGCGACCGAGCCTCCGCGTCCCGAGGATCTGCTCGGAAATATCGTCGTCGTGGCGGGTGCGACGCGTCCATTGCCGCGTATTGCGGTGCTTCCTTCGTCGAGCTTCGATGAAGAGGACGTCATCTTGCGAAATGTGGCGCGCCGGGACTTGGATTTGTCTGGCGAATTCGATCTTTTATCGGATGCCGATGCGCCCGAGACATCTGGTTCAGGGGATGCGCTCGATGTTGCCGCTTGGCAAAAGAAAAAGGTCGAGGCGCTCGTGGAAGTGCGAGCGAAGCCGATGGATGGGCAGGACAGAGTGGAGCTTCGGGGGCGGGTATTTCTCGTGCATCACGGAGCGGCTGCCGTATTCGACAAACGGTTTGTCGTAACAAAAGCTTCGTTGCGTGAAGAAAGTCACCGCTTGTCGGATCTCATCATTGGCGCGCTCACGGGGAAAAATGGTGCGTTTGCCAGCCGAATGACGTTCGTGTCGGGCGTGAGCAGCCTGCGTCGAGTATTCACGGTCGACGCCGATGGATTCGATGCGAAGCCCATGTCTGGTTCGGACGAGATATCGCTTTCGCCGGCATTTGGAAAAGGTGAGGAGCTTTATTTCGCTTCGAGCCGGAACAAGGGAGAATTCAAGATTCGTACTGCTGCGGGCACGACGGTGGATTTGCCGATCAAAGGCTCCGTGTACGGTCTCGCGTTTTCCAAGGATCGGTCGCGCGTAGCGGTATCCGTCAGCACGGGCACGTCCATCAAATTGTTTGCGGGGCCCGATTTCGCGAACCTCGAACCTGCGAGCGACGTGGGCATGGCACTTCGCCCGTCGTTTTCCCCTTCTGGAAAGATCGGTTTTTCCGGTGAAGGGCGTTGGGGTCAGCGAATTTACGTGGATGGCAAACCAATCTCTCCGGATGGGTTGTTCGCTTCATCGCCTACATTTTGCAATCATCCTGATGGCATACGGGTCGTTTATGCGGTAGGAGTTGGCAAAGACACGGACCTCGTTGCAACGGACGAACGTGGTGGAGGCATGGTGAGGCTCACGCAAGGGCAAGGACGAAATGGGTATCCTGCGTGTAGTCCCGATGGGCGGCTCGTGGCGTTTTTTTCGACGCGCACGTCGGGCGAGGGACCTGGGCTTTACGTGATGCGTCTCGATGGTGGTCGAGCCAAACGAGTATCGACGCTTCTCGGGGATTCGCTTCGCTGGGACCCATTGCCGCCAGGGCAAGCGGTCGAAGTGAAGAATTGATGGGTCATGAGTTCATTGGTCCCGGCGGAGGGTACGGCTGAACGTTGGGCCTATGATTATGTGACGAGTGAGCTCGTCGCGGGCAAGTTTGCGCCTCCGCCCGTGCCTTTGGTATGGGAAGAAAATCCGCCCGTGCGTCGTATCGAGCGGCCTGGGCGTCCGGCATTGCTGAAAATCGTGTCGCGCGCGCCGAAGGCGCCGGGGCCGGATGCGATTCGCGATCCGATGCGTCGCGCGGAGCTCGTGCACACGTTTTTGCATCACGAGCTGCAAGCGGCGGAGCTGATGTGCTGGGCGCTATTGGCGTTTCCCGATGCGCCGCGAGCCTTCAAAAAAGGGCTATTGCGCATTGCGGGCGATGAAATACGGCACATGAACATGTATCTTGGTCACCTGGAAAAGCTTGGGGCTTCATTCGGTGATTTTCCGGTGCGGGATTGGTTTTGGGAGCGCGTGCCGCAATCGCCGACGCCGGCGCATTACGTGGCGGTAATGGGCATGGGGTTCGAGGGCGGGAACTTGGATCATGCGGTACGGTTTGAAAAACGGTTTGCGGCGATTGGAGACGAGGAAGGGGCGCGCATTCAAGCGGTGGTGTGTGCCGAGGAAGTGCCGCATGTGCGATTTGCGCTTCGATGGTTCAAGCGATTGACGGAAGATGTCGATTTCGACAAGTGGCGCGGGCACTTGCCGCAGCCCTTGTCGCCGATGGTGATGCGTGGGACGCCGCAGAACAAGGCGGCTCGATTGCGAGCGGGTTTTCCCGAGGACTTTTTGACGGAGCTCGAACGATGGTTGCCCGATCCGCGTGGCTCCTGAACCTCGGTGCGGAAGTGGAGTTCGAGAGTCCGCGGCGCACGATTGGAGCGGACATGCGGGCACGACTTCCGAATCTCGTGGAAAAATTGGGTACGCTCGTGCCTGCGGGCGATTTG
This window of the Polyangiaceae bacterium genome carries:
- a CDS encoding biopolymer transporter ExbD, yielding MAMTSGSRRGRGRGFGEINVTPLVDVMLVLLVVFMVTAPLLSTGLRVELPNVEATEAPVKDTKLVVTVTKDEKVFFGEDDVTASVEGVLATNPRIQKEKELYIRADKNARYAAVARVVAAARAAGVLGLNLLVEPEVEEGAN
- a CDS encoding M81 family metallopeptidase; its protein translation is MIARLLGRLGRGDRPLRIAYGRIFHEADTYSPILTTREDFERLHLLSGDELGRATSLSGTELKSFMPHAELTGFVQAARAAGNVTTIPLTSALAVPGGPLSRECFDGLLNELLRALNAAGSLDGVYLALHGSMEVKDLGEPPEAVILRRVREIVGPDVKMAVSYDLHANLSAGLVDPVDVLVAYRANPHWDLAPTGFRAGNRLIRALRGHANPVHAWRKLPMLLGGGMTIDFLPPMRSIFRFMRHLEDDPRVLTASLFMVHPFTSAEDLGWAVHVSTDGDEALAARLADALADRAWAERDAMVPPMRSVDEALDEVARSAWRKLGPVSLVDVDDIVGAGAPGGNTHFVQALVRNDRGLRVLVPLHDPAGVEKAWDAAAGDRISLELCGTPGYGQPRVPVDARVMARHTGDCGRAIRLEIGSFQVVMTERPPLPIHPSFWEELGISVRSADAVVQKNFFHYRIFYLTMSFRHIPVVSDGATSLRRVLSGKYRTAVHPMTKLDDWRALDPVLRGV
- a CDS encoding aspartate aminotransferase family protein is translated as MTAHFPENGQSRDEILSAIRDARSRDLKSDGHAFAFVYDPGAETRAVAREAFAACMEGNGLDPTVYPSARVLENALVHACLELLRAPAGAVGTATTGGTESVILAVKSARDHARKTRPHVTAPKMLLPETAHACFHKAAHYLGVGIIPVDVDPVTMRANVDDASAKMNGDVILVVGSAPGYAHGVVDPIEELAALAKEHGTLMHVDACVGGCVLPFLRDIGVHVPAFDFQVDGVTSMSVDLHKYGFAPKGVSVLLQRRRELRNAQYFACANWTGYSIVNSSILGSKSIAATAAALAIIRHLGRSGFRERAKKMWEATQHIVATIDRTPGIRLVARPHANVLALTTDDGDVFELADRLTECGWYVQPTYSFGRSPAHIHLTVDPGNADRAPDFARDLEKCAVDLPARMSPPPEVVAMLSHLVGSSGDGGFDAGDIMAQLGITNGQLPARAGMIHRILEAAPPPVREGLLAMFMGELFT
- a CDS encoding energy transducer TonB, translated to MTAGAPGIGVNMAAHAVRAAQSKKHRNYHPGEIAIALVVAAAVQVGAVLLLRASNLQRPADVAEIDTGSSIPVKVVPVLDLDAPALKLGGKRDHTKLPDRWLKPRAKPRAEQKAFASTKAEKTAEAAPPKEMEVAKADTPVPPPEAEVVKEVETPIEVPKEETPPANVDEKGHEDGAKDGKETDPLKARAVDIYRDKIRSWFSRRFRVSGSGLSPEDIVKYRVSATVILSSGRSVASYSIVPCGQAAFDDAARRALESAKGDELPPPPENYPDILQSQISLTFTCTPERCD
- a CDS encoding MotA/TolQ/ExbB proton channel family protein yields the protein MTDIALGEGAPIQLDPISLILHSSGPVFVVVWMLIAAAALVWVIALLKLFQLGRLGRAERRFQNEAQQALDAEALFAAASRFSDAPGAHVVLELGKRAGSPKLLDSVAKRALVDQEQRAGSLMNSLSTIAAAAPFVGLFGTVYGIMDAFLRIGQAKSASLPVVAPAIGEALIATAIGLAAAIPAVVAYNSLNKRIDGLMSSIEAASNGWVALVAEVPAAIQRSKPA
- a CDS encoding PD40 domain-containing protein, producing the protein MRLMNRALALTLFSGLTTLGAAMPAWADGTEATEPPRPEDLLGNIVVVAGATRPLPRIAVLPSSSFDEEDVILRNVARRDLDLSGEFDLLSDADAPETSGSGDALDVAAWQKKKVEALVEVRAKPMDGQDRVELRGRVFLVHHGAAAVFDKRFVVTKASLREESHRLSDLIIGALTGKNGAFASRMTFVSGVSSLRRVFTVDADGFDAKPMSGSDEISLSPAFGKGEELYFASSRNKGEFKIRTAAGTTVDLPIKGSVYGLAFSKDRSRVAVSVSTGTSIKLFAGPDFANLEPASDVGMALRPSFSPSGKIGFSGEGRWGQRIYVDGKPISPDGLFASSPTFCNHPDGIRVVYAVGVGKDTDLVATDERGGGMVRLTQGQGRNGYPACSPDGRLVAFFSTRTSGEGPGLYVMRLDGGRAKRVSTLLGDSLRWDPLPPGQAVEVKN
- a CDS encoding OmpA family protein, which gives rise to MSGQASIIVVSTLMAAFALGCGSDPAALPKTAAESNTPAPVVVRVATPEKTAAKPAPTSPTAGTVHIEDRIMKACGDIPKMHFAFDSAEIDQDASGALVALARCFTTGALAGRGMKLVGHADMRGETEYNFGLGQKRAGSVAEFLAKKGLESDRMQTSSHGEVEATGLDEEGWAQDRNVEVLLAD
- a CDS encoding DUF455 family protein, with protein sequence MSSLVPAEGTAERWAYDYVTSELVAGKFAPPPVPLVWEENPPVRRIERPGRPALLKIVSRAPKAPGPDAIRDPMRRAELVHTFLHHELQAAELMCWALLAFPDAPRAFKKGLLRIAGDEIRHMNMYLGHLEKLGASFGDFPVRDWFWERVPQSPTPAHYVAVMGMGFEGGNLDHAVRFEKRFAAIGDEEGARIQAVVCAEEVPHVRFALRWFKRLTEDVDFDKWRGHLPQPLSPMVMRGTPQNKAARLRAGFPEDFLTELERWLPDPRGS
- a CDS encoding nitronate monooxygenase; the protein is MSLPKLLEGRLSLPVIGAPMFIVSGPELVIAQCKAGIVGSFPALNARPKEHLAQWLVRIKKELAEYQSEHPTERVAPFAVNQIAHKSNDRLEHDMGVCIEHQVPIIITSLRPPAEIVKAVHGYGGIVLHDVISVRHAEKALEEGVDGLILVCAGAGGHAGTLSPFALLTEVRRFYSGTICLAGAMTSGAHVLSAQAMGADLAYIGTRFIATAEAHAMPAYKQMLVDTTAKDIVYSSLFTGVHGNYLKPAIAANGMDPDNLPTADKSTMNFGSGGNTEAKAWRDIWSAGQGVGNIDDAPTVAALITRMRQEYSAAFDTLRRQASQ